A region from the Candidatus Obscuribacterales bacterium genome encodes:
- a CDS encoding SBBP repeat-containing protein, with translation MTTSPGNTRAQAPQIQLGSRPSTFTDVVSRVTPNDYYQVRFQQRTSFDLTLSGLQANANVELQRRNGSRIARSARPGRQDERINLNLDPGIYYVRVYQGQGNTRYQLRMSANVDRAGDSRGQARAIIASDRLRTFRDYVGPSDRNDFYRFTLDEAREIDLRLSNLQANADLRLLDSQGRLLDASTQAGTRNERITTELEAGTYYLRVTPRGNAQTRYALTVQANPLLTQTLTQEWISQIGTAANDYAYGIVVDSRNRVYIAGTTGGNLAGTSAGGQDAFIAAFNAGGGLLDIDQVGTNRTDIFSGLAMDANDNLYAVGTWNLGRPSLSPFFLGSGDAVLAHYRTINGELISQAQDTRNIRTLDSAADVAVDANGTVLLAGAAVQVSLSLSPTSDTFVASYTSGGSLQQRSGDFDTISQQAAATSIAVDAAGNIYVAGITNAELDINNPGNPYANSDAFIAKYSANGTQLWFNTLDSGSTDTARRLAVDRAGNVYAVGHTEGSLPGQTGAGGTDAWIVKYDTNGQQQWLNQFGTSSLDEAQAIALDAAGNIYVTGETEGSLFGTHQGGSDAWIVKYSSSGREIASLQLGTAADEETYGITVSADNHVYVVGQTQGVLGASNAGNYDVWVGNYSLA, from the coding sequence ATGACAACGTCACCAGGCAATACTCGTGCCCAGGCCCCACAAATTCAACTTGGTAGCCGTCCAAGTACATTTACGGATGTTGTCAGCCGGGTCACCCCCAACGACTACTATCAGGTACGCTTTCAGCAACGCACCAGCTTCGACCTCACCCTATCCGGGCTACAGGCCAATGCCAATGTGGAGCTGCAGCGGCGAAATGGCAGTCGCATTGCCCGATCAGCTCGCCCTGGTCGCCAGGATGAACGCATTAACCTCAATCTCGATCCTGGCATCTACTACGTTCGGGTCTACCAAGGGCAGGGGAATACTCGATACCAACTACGCATGAGTGCCAATGTAGATCGAGCTGGGGACAGCCGGGGTCAAGCTCGGGCAATCATAGCAAGCGATCGCCTCCGTACCTTCCGTGACTATGTGGGGCCCTCCGACCGCAATGATTTCTATCGCTTCACTCTAGATGAGGCTCGCGAGATTGATCTCCGCCTCTCCAACCTACAGGCCAATGCCGACCTACGCCTACTCGATAGCCAGGGTCGGCTCCTAGACGCTTCCACCCAAGCAGGCACCAGGAACGAACGCATCACCACGGAGCTAGAGGCTGGCACCTACTACCTACGGGTGACGCCCAGAGGCAATGCCCAGACCCGCTACGCCCTCACTGTTCAGGCCAATCCTCTCCTGACGCAAACCTTGACCCAAGAGTGGATTAGTCAAATCGGCACCGCCGCCAACGACTACGCCTACGGCATCGTAGTGGATAGCCGGAATCGGGTCTACATCGCTGGCACCACCGGCGGCAATTTGGCAGGCACCTCCGCCGGTGGACAGGATGCCTTTATTGCTGCCTTTAACGCTGGCGGTGGGTTACTTGACATAGACCAAGTCGGCACCAACCGGACAGACATCTTTTCCGGTCTAGCCATGGATGCCAACGACAACCTCTACGCCGTCGGCACGTGGAATTTGGGCAGGCCTAGCCTTAGCCCTTTTTTCCTAGGATCCGGTGATGCAGTTCTGGCCCACTATCGCACCATCAACGGTGAGTTGATATCCCAAGCACAAGACACCCGAAATATTCGCACCCTTGACTCTGCTGCAGATGTCGCCGTTGATGCCAATGGCACCGTGCTGCTCGCTGGGGCCGCCGTTCAAGTCTCCCTATCCCTATCTCCAACTAGCGATACGTTTGTGGCTAGCTACACCAGTGGCGGCAGTCTTCAACAGCGTTCTGGAGATTTTGACACCATCAGCCAACAGGCCGCCGCTACCAGCATTGCGGTAGATGCAGCGGGCAATATCTACGTAGCGGGGATTACCAACGCTGAGTTGGACATCAACAATCCCGGCAATCCCTATGCCAACAGCGACGCCTTTATTGCTAAATACAGCGCCAACGGCACCCAGCTTTGGTTTAACACCCTAGATTCCGGCAGCACCGATACAGCACGGCGCTTGGCCGTCGATAGGGCCGGCAATGTTTACGCGGTAGGCCACACCGAGGGCAGCCTGCCAGGGCAAACCGGCGCTGGCGGCACCGATGCCTGGATTGTGAAGTATGACACCAACGGTCAACAGCAGTGGCTCAACCAGTTTGGTACCAGCAGCCTCGATGAAGCTCAAGCGATCGCCCTGGATGCAGCAGGCAATATCTATGTCACTGGCGAAACCGAAGGCTCCCTCTTTGGCACCCATCAAGGCGGTAGTGATGCTTGGATCGTTAAATACTCCAGCAGCGGTCGCGAGATCGCCAGTCTTCAACTTGGCACCGCAGCAGATGAGGAAACCTACGGCATCACGGTTAGCGCAGACAACCATGTCTATGTCGTCGGGCAAACCCAGGGCGTTTTAGGCGCTAGCAATGCTGGCAATTACGATGTTTGGGTCGGCAACTATTCTCTCGCCTAA
- the ribBA gene encoding bifunctional 3,4-dihydroxy-2-butanone-4-phosphate synthase/GTP cyclohydrolase II, giving the protein MDLTFQFDSIDDALSDLKAGRSIVVVDDENRENEGDLICAAQFATPDMINFMAVEARGLICLAMMGDRLDELELPLMVSSHSFEDSSEQTAFTVSIDGALHLGVTTGISADDRAKTIQIAINPQAKPSDLRRPGHIFPLRAREGGVLKRAGHTEAGVDLARLAGLYPSGVICEIQNPDGSMARLPELVKYSKERNLKIISIADLISYRLQHERFIRRETVADLPSQFGQFKIYAYRNLLDNSEHIAMVKGDPTNFAQQPIMVRVHSECLTGDALGSLRCDCRMQLQAALKMIEAAGEGVVVYLRQEGRGIGLVNKLKAYALQDMGLDTVEANQKLGFPADQRNYGIGAQILNDIGVKQFRLITNNPRKIAGLKGYDLEMVDRVPLLIEATSYNVDYLTTKAQKLGHLLLQTYLVTVAIQWQDEPDSVTERYDRLEKLRHLTTAHDLLLQEEARPMAIALFGKSSLTFHLGLDQANVAAADWYQDCTHPYVLAIGQILDNLATWSTVQQLEFLVSPGGDPFTNLQVKLHRQLFRLDQSNGETLRPSELCGQLETQRIYVFSRHTPAD; this is encoded by the coding sequence ATGGATCTCACCTTTCAATTTGACTCCATCGACGATGCCCTATCTGACCTGAAGGCCGGACGTTCGATTGTGGTTGTAGACGATGAAAATCGCGAGAATGAAGGGGATCTGATCTGTGCTGCCCAGTTTGCGACTCCCGACATGATCAACTTCATGGCCGTGGAGGCTCGGGGGCTGATTTGTCTGGCCATGATGGGCGATCGCCTAGATGAGCTAGAACTACCCCTGATGGTCAGCAGCCATTCCTTTGAAGATAGCAGCGAGCAAACTGCCTTCACCGTCAGCATTGACGGAGCTCTGCATCTAGGCGTCACCACCGGCATCTCGGCGGACGATCGGGCTAAAACTATCCAAATTGCCATCAATCCCCAGGCCAAACCCAGCGACCTACGCCGTCCGGGACATATCTTTCCCCTGCGGGCTCGGGAAGGGGGCGTGCTCAAGCGGGCCGGTCATACGGAAGCTGGGGTTGACCTAGCGCGCCTCGCAGGACTGTATCCCTCAGGGGTGATCTGCGAGATCCAAAACCCTGATGGTTCCATGGCCCGGTTGCCAGAACTGGTGAAGTATTCCAAAGAGCGCAACCTCAAGATCATCAGCATTGCTGACCTGATTAGCTATCGCTTACAGCATGAACGGTTCATCCGACGAGAGACGGTGGCCGATCTACCCTCCCAGTTTGGTCAGTTCAAAATCTATGCCTACCGTAACCTACTGGATAACTCCGAGCACATTGCCATGGTCAAGGGTGACCCGACGAACTTTGCCCAGCAGCCCATTATGGTACGGGTGCATTCCGAATGCCTCACCGGCGATGCCCTCGGCTCCCTACGCTGCGACTGTCGGATGCAACTGCAGGCAGCCCTGAAGATGATCGAGGCGGCAGGGGAAGGCGTTGTGGTTTATCTCCGTCAAGAAGGACGCGGCATTGGGTTGGTGAACAAGCTCAAGGCCTACGCCCTGCAGGATATGGGTCTTGATACAGTGGAGGCTAACCAAAAACTCGGCTTTCCTGCCGACCAGCGCAACTATGGCATCGGCGCGCAAATTCTCAACGACATCGGTGTTAAACAGTTTCGCTTGATCACCAATAATCCCCGCAAAATTGCCGGGCTCAAGGGCTACGACCTAGAGATGGTAGATCGGGTGCCGCTCCTGATCGAGGCGACATCCTACAACGTAGACTATCTCACCACCAAAGCCCAAAAACTCGGGCACTTGCTGCTGCAAACCTATCTGGTGACAGTCGCCATTCAATGGCAAGATGAACCCGATTCCGTCACCGAACGCTACGATCGCCTCGAAAAATTGCGGCATCTTACCACTGCCCATGATCTGCTGCTGCAAGAAGAAGCCCGCCCCATGGCGATCGCCCTCTTTGGTAAATCCTCCCTCACCTTCCATCTAGGGCTCGATCAAGCCAACGTCGCCGCCGCCGACTGGTACCAAGACTGCACCCATCCCTACGTCCTCGCGATCGGGCAAATCTTAGACAACTTGGCAACCTGGAGCACCGTGCAGCAGCTTGAATTTTTGGTGTCGCCTGGTGGCGATCCCTTCACCAATCTGCAGGTGAAACTGCACCGGCAACTGTTCCGCCTGGATCAATCCAACGGTGAAACCTTACGTCCCTCAGAACTCTGTGGACAGCTTGAAACCCAACGCATCTATGTCTTTTCTCGGCACACACCAGCAGATTAG
- a CDS encoding DUF2997 domain-containing protein, protein MAEYQRIEYRIGPDGQIIETVMDGLGSGCLGATQAMEQALGEVEQRQFKPEYDAGTEVATMLPAIASQSISSP, encoded by the coding sequence ATGGCTGAGTATCAACGCATTGAATATCGCATTGGCCCTGATGGACAGATCATCGAAACGGTGATGGATGGTCTGGGAAGCGGCTGTCTTGGTGCAACCCAGGCGATGGAGCAAGCTCTGGGTGAGGTAGAGCAACGCCAGTTTAAGCCGGAGTATGACGCTGGCACGGAGGTGGCAACAATGCTGCCAGCGATCGCCTCCCAATCTATCTCGTCGCCCTGA
- a CDS encoding Hsp70 family protein: protein MSNQGMTAIAIDFGTSNTVVAIQDVASQRPQTLVFDRLSRRIQTPRGAVSVVPSLVFVKDAETLIVGESVRSQRLGHVQPDRYFQGFKRDLAADFQPPPRTLDGQLYTAATVSEAFLQTLWQQVQQQGMTPSHLIFTVPVGAFERYLDWFRTLGDRLAVPTVQLVDESTAAALGYAVRRPGSRVLVIDFGGGTLDLSLVRTVPTTQGQRSLKAEVIAKADAYVGGVDIDRWIGERCLQQLGLTREQIGETGWQMVLERSERLKIRLSSEETATESWLDDESFRAYDLTLTQRGLADLLEDQQLLDQVRQALDEVLAIAQLKGVGKADIELVLLVGGSCQLLAVQQLMLSYFGRQRVKMHKPFEAVAHGAIALSQISEVDDYLHHSYAIRLWEPYSKTYSYFKLFDQGTTYPCSRSEPLTLQVAQEGQREIRLDIGEVADVAQAELAYDAQGRMTSSAVHRQESYRSLETHHNPVCVAHLNPPGQLGSDRITVQFAVTADRTLVATVRDLLTQTTLVEQGAIAKLQ from the coding sequence TTGAGCAATCAGGGTATGACAGCGATCGCCATTGATTTTGGCACCAGCAACACAGTCGTTGCCATTCAAGATGTGGCCAGCCAACGGCCCCAAACCCTAGTGTTTGATCGGCTCTCGCGCCGGATACAAACACCTCGGGGGGCGGTGAGTGTGGTCCCTAGCCTAGTCTTTGTAAAAGATGCTGAGACCTTGATAGTGGGGGAATCGGTGCGATCGCAGCGCTTGGGACACGTCCAGCCCGATCGCTACTTCCAGGGGTTTAAGCGGGATCTAGCTGCCGACTTTCAGCCACCGCCCCGCACCTTGGATGGCCAGCTTTATACCGCCGCTACCGTTTCAGAAGCCTTCTTGCAGACTCTTTGGCAGCAGGTGCAGCAGCAGGGCATGACGCCCAGTCACCTGATTTTCACCGTGCCGGTGGGAGCTTTTGAGCGCTACCTCGATTGGTTTCGTACCCTGGGCGATCGGTTGGCGGTGCCGACGGTGCAGTTGGTGGATGAATCTACCGCTGCAGCGCTGGGCTATGCAGTGCGGCGGCCGGGATCGCGGGTGTTGGTGATTGATTTTGGTGGCGGTACCCTCGATCTGAGTTTGGTGCGCACCGTTCCCACCACCCAAGGGCAGCGATCGCTAAAAGCGGAGGTGATCGCCAAAGCCGATGCCTATGTGGGCGGGGTGGATATCGATCGCTGGATTGGGGAGCGCTGTTTGCAGCAGTTGGGGCTAACTCGGGAGCAGATTGGCGAAACCGGCTGGCAAATGGTGCTGGAACGGTCGGAGCGGCTGAAAATTCGGCTGTCGTCGGAGGAGACGGCGACGGAAAGCTGGCTGGATGATGAGTCGTTTCGGGCCTATGACCTGACGTTGACGCAACGCGGCTTGGCAGACTTGCTGGAAGACCAGCAGCTTCTCGACCAGGTGCGTCAGGCGTTGGATGAGGTGTTGGCGATCGCCCAGCTAAAAGGCGTGGGCAAGGCGGATATTGAACTGGTTTTACTGGTGGGCGGCAGTTGCCAACTGTTGGCGGTGCAGCAGTTGATGCTGTCCTACTTTGGGCGGCAGCGGGTGAAGATGCACAAGCCCTTTGAAGCCGTTGCCCATGGGGCGATCGCCCTCAGCCAGATTAGCGAGGTGGATGACTACCTGCACCACAGCTACGCCATTCGTTTGTGGGAGCCCTATAGCAAAACCTATTCCTACTTCAAGCTGTTTGACCAGGGGACGACGTACCCCTGCAGTCGTTCTGAACCCTTGACCCTGCAGGTGGCCCAAGAGGGGCAACGGGAAATTCGGCTGGATATTGGCGAAGTTGCCGACGTAGCCCAAGCCGAACTGGCCTACGACGCCCAAGGACGGATGACCAGCAGCGCCGTCCATCGCCAAGAATCCTACCGTTCCCTAGAAACCCACCATAATCCCGTGTGTGTTGCCCACCTGAATCCACCAGGACAGTTGGGCAGCGATCGCATCACCGTACAATTTGCCGTTACGGCCGATCGCACCCTGGTGGCCACGGTGCGAGATCTCTTAACGCAAACAACCCTGGTGGAACAAGGGGCGATCGCTAAATTGCAATAG
- a CDS encoding geranylgeranyl reductase family protein codes for MYDCIIVGAGPAGGAAAYHLAKRGRSVLVLEKESLPRYKPCCGGVSPQIAQWFDFDFSPAISMKVKTVRYTWKMEDPVDAEIESTEPVWMVRRDVFDHFLIQKAQEQGAELRDSTEVTGIEFKSDRWQVNTAQGPLEGRYLVAADGAKGPMAKWLGFKEYKRRLAGMLEAETPQQGQDIDRIYFEFGMVKNGYIWNFPKADGYSIGIGTFRGGESQDFNALLADYAKIFGVDLSSAKQFVHPLCLWDGDQVLHTQNAVLAGEAACVVDPFTAEGIRPSILTGVKAAESIDAALGGDANALAHYTQVVNEVWGSDMAWAQRLAGVFYRVPGIGYKVGVKRPSATQRMGQILCGELRYGDVANRALKRLSSGLIPGMGGR; via the coding sequence ATGTATGACTGCATCATTGTGGGCGCAGGCCCAGCCGGGGGAGCAGCAGCGTACCATCTTGCCAAACGGGGGCGCTCGGTTCTCGTGCTGGAAAAGGAATCTCTGCCCCGCTATAAGCCTTGTTGTGGCGGTGTTTCTCCGCAGATTGCCCAATGGTTTGATTTTGACTTCTCGCCCGCCATCTCCATGAAAGTGAAGACGGTGCGCTACACCTGGAAAATGGAAGACCCGGTGGATGCGGAAATTGAAAGCACAGAGCCGGTGTGGATGGTGCGGCGAGATGTATTTGATCATTTTTTGATCCAGAAAGCCCAAGAGCAAGGCGCTGAACTCCGAGATAGCACCGAGGTAACGGGCATTGAATTTAAGAGCGATCGCTGGCAGGTGAACACAGCTCAAGGACCCTTAGAAGGTCGGTATCTTGTGGCAGCGGATGGTGCAAAAGGGCCCATGGCTAAATGGCTGGGCTTTAAGGAGTATAAGCGTCGCCTGGCTGGAATGTTGGAAGCAGAAACGCCCCAGCAAGGGCAGGATATCGACCGAATTTATTTTGAATTCGGCATGGTTAAAAATGGCTACATTTGGAACTTTCCGAAGGCGGATGGTTACTCCATCGGCATCGGCACATTCCGGGGGGGCGAATCTCAGGACTTTAACGCCCTTTTGGCGGACTATGCCAAGATATTTGGTGTGGATCTCTCCAGCGCCAAGCAGTTTGTCCATCCCCTTTGTCTCTGGGATGGCGATCAGGTTCTGCATACCCAGAATGCTGTTCTGGCAGGGGAAGCAGCCTGCGTGGTTGACCCATTTACCGCAGAAGGGATCCGTCCGTCTATTCTCACCGGCGTCAAGGCAGCGGAATCGATCGATGCAGCCTTGGGAGGCGATGCCAACGCCCTAGCACACTACACCCAAGTGGTGAACGAGGTATGGGGCAGCGATATGGCCTGGGCCCAGCGGTTAGCCGGTGTATTCTACCGGGTGCCGGGGATTGGTTATAAAGTTGGTGTGAAGCGGCCGTCGGCCACCCAACGCATGGGTCAGATTCTCTGCGGTGAGTTGCGCTACGGAGATGTGGCTAACCGAGCATTGAAGCGGCTCAGTTCTGGACTGATTCCCGGTATGGGGGGACGTTAG